Genomic window (Sporocytophaga myxococcoides):
ACTTACTTTATATAAATTAATTGATGCAAATGAAGATGATTTTTTAAGTATTTTTTCTGGAATGAAACTTAATAGACAACTTAAAATTACGTGGAATGCAACTGAACCTGACCTTGCTTATTTAATTGATCAATTAACGGAATATAGTTTCATTCCAATAAATACTCAATATCATTCAATCATATCTAGAGGAAAATATTTTTATAATTCTTCTAATAAAGCAATTCAAAATATAAAGCAGGCCAAATATGCATTACAAGAAAAAAATTTAAACGGAACAAAAAACGGACAGATAATAGACCTAATCATTAATAAATTAAATAATCAATAATAACTATGGTCTTATAAGGACTGGTATGGTTGCGGTAAAGACTGGTAACGATACGGTAACCTAGCCCCCCAAATTATATATGTAAGTTTGCATAGTCAATACGAAATAAGACTATGCAAAAACAATCATTATCAGATACCCTCTCTTTAATTCAGCAAGTGCTGCTGAAATTATACATCAACAATAAAAATATTCTAACCTTCGAAGAAGCATTGATCTATTTAAATGTTTCTGATTCTTTTTTGTATAAGAAAACTTATACGAACGCCATTCCACACTATCAACCATCTGGAAAGCTCATATATTTTAAACGTGATGAGCTTGACCATTGGCTTCTCCAAAATAAAGTCAAGTCAAATAGCGAAATAGACAACGCAGCTAATACCTACATTTTATCAAATAAAAAAAGGTAGAAATATATTTCACTTAAAAAAATCAATCATCCAAGAACTTAAAAGAGTTATGACTAGATATAAAAAATCAAGCTACAAATATAAATACTTTGAAAGTTATGTTAAAGTGTATCTCTACCCTACAGATCAATCATTCAGAATAATAGATGCGTATTTCAAGAATAAATCTCACCATTTGAATTTAGGAAAATTAATTTTTCACATTCAATTAGTGATAACATATATAAGAGAAGAATGTAAAGGAGAATCAGACCCGCTGATCTTTGTTCCTATTAATGATGAATATAGATGGTTCC
Coding sequences:
- a CDS encoding excisionase family DNA-binding protein, with the translated sequence MQKQSLSDTLSLIQQVLLKLYINNKNILTFEEALIYLNVSDSFLYKKTYTNAIPHYQPSGKLIYFKRDELDHWLLQNKVKSNSEIDNAANTYILSNKKR